A window of Metabacillus sp. B2-18 contains these coding sequences:
- a CDS encoding transporter substrate-binding domain-containing protein yields the protein MKKLSLFIISILMIGLLAACGTATEEGNETSGSEGDSKKVLKMATSADYPPFEYIDTAKGSDIIGFDIDLVNALAEKTGYEVEVQDMDFNSLIPALQAKQIDLVLAGMTPTPERAENVDFTDIYYTANHMIVSLKDNEVKSVEELDGKTVGVQLGSIQEEKAAEMAEQVSLKVENRNKISELIQELKSGRIDAAVIEDTVAAGYFDKDDQLAGFTLDSSEEAGSAIAFQKGSEYTEEFNKALNEMKENGELDELIIKWFGGKE from the coding sequence ATGAAGAAATTATCATTATTCATTATAAGTATTTTAATGATTGGTTTATTAGCAGCTTGCGGTACGGCAACAGAAGAAGGTAATGAAACATCAGGATCTGAAGGAGATAGCAAAAAAGTCTTAAAAATGGCAACGTCTGCTGATTACCCGCCATTTGAATATATTGATACAGCAAAAGGTAGCGACATTATTGGATTTGATATTGATTTGGTTAATGCTTTAGCAGAAAAAACAGGTTATGAAGTCGAAGTTCAAGATATGGATTTTAATAGTTTAATTCCAGCTCTACAAGCAAAGCAAATTGATTTAGTTTTAGCAGGAATGACACCTACACCTGAACGTGCGGAGAACGTTGATTTTACAGACATTTATTATACAGCTAATCATATGATTGTTTCATTAAAGGATAATGAAGTAAAAAGTGTTGAAGAACTAGATGGAAAAACAGTTGGTGTACAACTAGGTTCAATTCAAGAAGAAAAGGCAGCGGAAATGGCGGAGCAAGTTTCACTCAAGGTGGAAAACCGCAATAAAATTTCTGAGCTAATTCAGGAATTAAAATCAGGTCGTATTGACGCAGCCGTTATTGAAGATACAGTTGCAGCTGGATATTTTGATAAAGATGATCAGTTAGCTGGATTTACACTTGATTCAAGTGAGGAAGCAGGTTCAGCGATTGCCTTCCAAAAAGGTAGCGAGTATACAGAAGAGTTTAATAAGGCACTAAATGAGATGAAAGAAAACGGTGAACTTGATGAATTAATTATCAAGTGGTTCGGTGGCAAAGAATAA
- a CDS encoding L,D-transpeptidase, with translation MKALLLFLFIIHSPFWPIGDNPLPGDPFIIINKQSNELAFINENEIKEIHHVATGKSKELTPEGKFTITVKAVDPYFRKKDIPGGDPKNPLGTRWIGFDAEDTDGRTFGIHGTNNKESIGHYVTQGCVRMRNEEVESFYEKVPLGTKVFITNTEESFQDLAEKHGAITKESER, from the coding sequence TTGAAAGCATTGTTACTTTTTCTATTTATTATTCATTCACCATTCTGGCCTATAGGAGATAATCCATTACCCGGTGATCCTTTTATTATCATTAATAAACAATCAAATGAATTGGCCTTTATCAATGAAAATGAAATAAAGGAAATTCATCATGTGGCAACAGGAAAATCGAAAGAACTTACACCTGAAGGTAAATTTACAATAACAGTCAAGGCAGTGGACCCTTATTTTCGAAAAAAAGATATACCCGGAGGAGATCCAAAAAATCCTCTTGGGACAAGATGGATTGGTTTTGATGCTGAGGATACGGATGGACGAACATTTGGAATTCATGGTACAAATAACAAAGAGTCTATTGGACACTATGTGACTCAAGGTTGTGTTAGAATGCGCAACGAAGAAGTTGAATCTTTTTATGAAAAAGTTCCTTTAGGCACAAAAGTGTTTATTACTAATACAGAAGAATCATTTCAGGACCTAGCAGAAAAACACGGTGCAATAACAAAAGAGTCTGAAAGATAA
- a CDS encoding M20/M25/M40 family metallo-hydrolase yields the protein MINKQRLLDEFLELVQVDSETKYEAEIAKVLKKKFSDLGLYVVEDDTTAVTGHGAGNLICTLEATKENVDPIYFTSHMDTVVPGKGIKPSIKGGYVVTDGTTILGADDKAGLAAMLEAIRTLKEQNIQHGKIEFIITAGEESGLVGAKALDPSLMTAKFGYALDSDGKVGTIIVAAPTQAKVKATIYGKTAHAGVAPEKGVSAITIAAKAIAKMPLGRIDHETTANIGRFEGGTQTNIVCDLVHILAEARSLVPEKMEEQVKKMKEAFESVSKEMGGSAEVDIEVMYPGFKFGDGDHVVEVAKRAAARIGRNSELQTSGGGSDANVIAGNGIPTVNLAVGYEEIHTTNEKMPIEELEKTAELVLAVIQEVAQ from the coding sequence ATGATTAATAAACAACGTTTATTAGACGAGTTCCTTGAATTGGTTCAAGTTGACTCAGAAACAAAATATGAAGCAGAGATAGCAAAAGTACTAAAAAAGAAGTTTTCCGATCTGGGTTTATACGTTGTTGAAGATGATACAACAGCTGTAACAGGTCATGGAGCTGGAAACCTTATTTGTACATTAGAAGCGACTAAAGAAAATGTTGATCCTATTTATTTTACTTCCCACATGGATACTGTAGTACCTGGTAAGGGGATAAAGCCAAGTATCAAAGGTGGTTATGTGGTGACAGATGGAACTACTATACTTGGTGCAGATGATAAGGCAGGTTTAGCAGCTATGCTTGAAGCGATTAGAACCTTAAAAGAACAAAACATTCAGCATGGAAAAATAGAATTTATCATAACAGCCGGAGAGGAATCAGGTTTAGTGGGAGCTAAAGCGTTGGATCCGAGTTTAATGACAGCAAAGTTTGGTTACGCGCTTGATAGTGATGGTAAAGTTGGGACAATTATTGTAGCAGCTCCAACACAAGCTAAAGTTAAGGCAACAATTTATGGGAAAACAGCACATGCTGGTGTAGCTCCTGAAAAAGGTGTTTCGGCGATTACAATTGCTGCAAAGGCAATTGCAAAAATGCCTTTAGGAAGAATTGATCATGAAACAACTGCCAATATAGGACGTTTTGAAGGGGGTACACAAACAAATATCGTGTGTGATTTAGTACATATCCTAGCAGAAGCCCGTTCTCTAGTGCCGGAAAAGATGGAAGAACAAGTAAAGAAAATGAAAGAAGCTTTCGAAAGTGTTTCCAAAGAGATGGGTGGAAGTGCAGAAGTTGATATTGAGGTTATGTATCCAGGGTTTAAATTTGGTGACGGAGATCATGTTGTGGAAGTTGCGAAACGTGCTGCAGCAAGAATCGGTCGTAACAGTGAACTGCAAACAAGTGGCGGTGGTAGTGATGCAAACGTAATCGCTGGTAATGGAATTCCAACAGTCAACTTAGCAGTAGGTTATGAAGAAATTCATACAACAAACGAAAAAATGCCAATTGAGGAACTTGAAAAAACAGCTGAACTTGTTTTAGCTGTTATTCAAGAAGTGGCTCAGTAA
- the meaB gene encoding methylmalonyl Co-A mutase-associated GTPase MeaB, whose translation MSKFLKKNRDIPVERYINGIKNGDRVLLAQAITLVESNAKHHFEKAQQIIEALLQKKSKSIRIGITGVPGAGKSTFIDAFGTFLCEQGNRVAVLAVDPSSQVSKGSIMGDKTRMERLSRHPNAYIRPSPSGGNLGGVNRKTRETMILCEAAGYNIILVETMGVGQGEFVVRDMVDFFLLLVLTGAGDELQTMKKGIMELPDLVVVNKADGDNKEKANQAKHEYNTILHFLKSYTEGWVTKAVTASAKEEVGINEVWNIIHSFQEYTKKNHLFYERRAEQQRNWLHDLLKQELYRYFYNHADIKEQLIKAERTVISGEKSVALSALDLLNLFMGKKI comes from the coding sequence ATGAGCAAGTTTCTAAAAAAAAATCGAGATATCCCTGTTGAGCGTTATATAAATGGAATTAAAAATGGAGATCGTGTTCTCTTAGCACAGGCTATAACTTTAGTTGAGAGTAATGCGAAACACCATTTTGAAAAAGCTCAACAAATTATCGAAGCTTTACTTCAAAAGAAAAGTAAATCAATAAGAATTGGAATTACTGGAGTTCCAGGAGCGGGAAAGAGTACGTTTATTGATGCATTTGGTACTTTTCTTTGTGAGCAAGGGAACCGAGTGGCTGTTTTAGCGGTAGATCCAAGTAGTCAAGTTTCTAAAGGTAGTATAATGGGAGATAAGACTCGTATGGAACGTCTATCCAGGCATCCAAATGCTTATATTCGACCTTCTCCTTCAGGTGGAAATCTTGGAGGAGTGAATAGAAAAACGAGAGAGACGATGATTTTGTGTGAGGCAGCAGGATACAACATTATTCTAGTAGAAACCATGGGTGTCGGACAAGGAGAATTTGTCGTACGTGATATGGTAGATTTCTTTCTTCTCCTTGTTTTAACAGGTGCAGGTGATGAGCTGCAAACGATGAAAAAAGGCATTATGGAGTTGCCAGATTTAGTTGTTGTAAATAAAGCAGATGGAGATAATAAAGAAAAGGCTAATCAAGCTAAGCATGAATATAATACAATTCTACATTTCTTAAAATCCTATACAGAAGGCTGGGTAACAAAAGCTGTAACAGCCTCGGCAAAAGAAGAAGTCGGCATTAATGAAGTTTGGAATATTATTCACTCATTTCAAGAATATACAAAGAAAAATCATTTGTTCTACGAAAGAAGAGCTGAACAACAGCGAAATTGGCTTCATGACTTACTTAAGCAGGAGTTGTATCGTTATTTTTACAATCACGCTGACATAAAGGAACAGCTAATAAAAGCGGAACGTACAGTTATAAGCGGAGAAAAAAGTGTTGCTTTAAGTGCCCTGGATTTACTGAATTTATTCATGGGAAAGAAAATTTAA
- a CDS encoding BrxA/BrxB family bacilliredoxin, whose amino-acid sequence MNMDFNLFMNDIVQQARKEIVAAGYTELKTPEEVEDVLNKQGTTLVMVNSVCGCAGGIARPAAAHAIHYDKRPDQLVTVFAGQDKEATARAREMFTGYPPSSPSFALLKDGKLLTMVERHEIEGHDPMSVVGKLQSAFDEYCEEV is encoded by the coding sequence TTGAACATGGATTTTAATTTATTTATGAATGATATTGTGCAACAAGCACGTAAAGAGATTGTTGCTGCAGGCTATACTGAGCTAAAAACACCTGAAGAAGTGGAAGATGTTCTTAATAAACAAGGTACAACACTTGTTATGGTAAACAGTGTGTGTGGATGTGCTGGAGGAATTGCACGACCTGCTGCTGCTCATGCTATTCACTATGACAAGCGTCCAGATCAATTAGTAACTGTTTTTGCTGGACAAGATAAAGAAGCGACAGCACGTGCGCGTGAAATGTTCACAGGCTATCCCCCATCTTCACCTTCGTTTGCATTATTAAAAGATGGTAAACTATTAACAATGGTTGAACGCCATGAAATTGAAGGACATGACCCAATGAGTGTTGTTGGCAAACTTCAATCTGCTTTTGATGAATATTGTGAGGAAGTATAA
- a CDS encoding aromatic acid exporter family protein — MFKIGYRTAKTALGTTLAIMLAQFLGLDNYTSAGIITILCIQVTKKKSLKSSWARFLACLIAMIFSFVFFEGIAYHPLVIGVLLLFFIPTTVVVKATEGIVTSTVVIFHLFSEEQITLEIIGNELSIVVIGIGMALIMNLYMPSVEKKLKNLQIEIEENLVIIFQEIECYLTEKDQKWDGKEITKTAKLIDEAKTIAFRDVENHFLRHENSYYHYFKMREKQFEIIERVIPIVTSIHIAIEQSRMIADFLHELSLNIHPGNTANKFLNQLQEMKRSFEEMDLPKTREEFEARAALLHFIKEMEQYLVIKSQFKGMEPNRRLHGIKAT, encoded by the coding sequence ATGTTTAAGATTGGCTATCGTACAGCTAAAACGGCACTTGGAACAACTCTTGCTATTATGCTCGCACAATTTTTAGGTTTAGACAATTATACCTCTGCAGGAATTATTACAATTCTATGTATACAGGTAACAAAGAAGAAATCTTTAAAAAGTTCTTGGGCACGCTTTCTTGCCTGTTTAATAGCAATGATATTTTCTTTTGTCTTTTTTGAAGGTATTGCATATCATCCGTTAGTGATAGGAGTTCTTTTGTTATTTTTTATTCCAACAACTGTTGTTGTAAAGGCGACTGAAGGTATCGTGACAAGCACTGTTGTTATTTTTCACCTATTCAGTGAAGAACAAATAACACTTGAAATTATCGGAAATGAATTATCAATCGTTGTAATAGGAATTGGGATGGCTCTTATTATGAATTTATATATGCCTAGTGTAGAGAAAAAATTAAAAAATTTACAAATTGAAATTGAAGAAAATTTGGTCATTATCTTTCAAGAAATTGAATGCTATTTAACAGAAAAAGATCAAAAATGGGATGGAAAGGAAATCACTAAAACAGCAAAGCTTATAGATGAGGCGAAAACAATCGCATTTCGAGATGTTGAAAATCATTTCTTACGCCATGAGAATTCGTATTATCATTATTTCAAAATGAGAGAAAAACAATTTGAGATCATCGAGCGAGTCATTCCGATTGTTACATCAATACATATTGCTATTGAACAAAGTAGAATGATTGCCGACTTTTTACATGAATTAAGTTTAAATATTCATCCAGGAAATACGGCAAATAAATTTCTTAACCAACTACAAGAAATGAAAAGGTCTTTTGAGGAAATGGATTTGCCAAAAACAAGGGAAGAGTTTGAAGCAAGAGCAGCTTTACTGCATTTTATTAAAGAAATGGAGCAGTATTTAGTTATAAAAAGTCAATTTAAAGGGATGGAGCCTAACCGAAGATTGCATGGAATAAAAGCAACCTGA
- a CDS encoding acyl-CoA carboxylase subunit beta, with protein MNHDIYEKINELYERRREVELGGGDEKVAKQHEKGKLTARERIDILLDPGSFVEINPFIQHRCNDFGLSEKNGPGDGVVTGYGKVNGKPIYLFSQDFTVFGGALGEMHAMKVAAVMDLAAKNGTPFVGLNDSGGARIQEGVVSLDGYGQIFYRNTIYSGVIPQISVILGPCAGGAVYSPAITDFVFMVEKTSQMFITGPKVIETVTGEKISSEDLGGAKVHNTISGNAHFSGSTEEDVLLQVRNLLSYLPQNNEEKPPVTSVPDSDDYRPDLTECIPFDAVRPYDVRTVINQVVDEQSFLEVQKEFAKNIVIGLARIKGEVVGLVCNQPKYMAGGLDIDSSDKAARFIRFCDSFQIPLITFEDVTGFFPGIKQEHGGIIRHGAKILFAYSEATVPKITVILRKAYGGAYVALNSKSIGADLVYAWPNAEIAVMGPQGAANIIFAKEIQESLNPEQTRAEKIEEYRKKFANPYVAASQGMVDDVIDPRDTRIKLTQALEMLRTKKENRPAKKHGNIPL; from the coding sequence ATGAATCATGATATTTATGAAAAAATTAACGAATTATATGAAAGAAGACGAGAGGTAGAGTTAGGTGGTGGTGATGAGAAAGTAGCTAAACAACACGAAAAAGGAAAATTAACCGCCCGAGAAAGAATAGATATATTACTTGATCCTGGTTCTTTTGTTGAAATCAATCCTTTTATCCAACATCGTTGTAACGATTTCGGCTTATCAGAAAAAAATGGTCCTGGTGATGGTGTTGTAACAGGTTATGGTAAAGTGAATGGAAAACCAATTTACCTGTTTTCTCAAGACTTTACTGTTTTTGGTGGAGCTCTAGGTGAAATGCATGCGATGAAGGTTGCGGCTGTTATGGATTTGGCTGCAAAAAATGGTACTCCTTTTGTTGGACTAAATGACTCTGGCGGTGCTAGAATTCAAGAGGGTGTGGTATCATTAGATGGCTATGGCCAAATCTTTTACCGTAACACAATTTATTCCGGTGTTATTCCTCAAATTTCTGTCATATTGGGACCGTGTGCAGGAGGTGCTGTTTATTCACCGGCTATCACGGATTTTGTTTTTATGGTCGAAAAAACAAGCCAAATGTTTATTACAGGTCCAAAAGTAATTGAAACCGTAACAGGAGAGAAAATAAGTTCAGAGGATTTAGGTGGTGCAAAAGTACATAATACAATTAGCGGAAATGCTCATTTTTCAGGCTCTACTGAAGAAGATGTCCTTTTACAAGTACGGAACTTATTAAGTTATTTACCGCAAAATAATGAAGAAAAGCCACCTGTCACCTCTGTGCCTGATTCAGATGATTACAGACCTGATTTAACAGAATGTATTCCTTTTGATGCCGTAAGACCATATGATGTGAGAACGGTAATTAATCAGGTTGTTGATGAACAATCATTTTTAGAAGTTCAGAAAGAATTTGCAAAAAACATTGTGATTGGATTAGCTAGGATTAAGGGAGAGGTTGTTGGTTTAGTTTGCAATCAACCGAAATATATGGCCGGCGGTTTAGATATCGATTCTTCTGACAAAGCAGCAAGATTTATACGTTTTTGTGATTCTTTTCAAATACCGCTCATTACATTTGAGGATGTGACTGGATTTTTCCCGGGAATTAAACAAGAACACGGAGGAATTATTCGTCATGGTGCCAAAATACTATTTGCTTATTCCGAGGCAACTGTTCCTAAAATAACAGTTATCTTAAGAAAAGCATACGGAGGTGCTTATGTAGCACTCAATAGTAAATCAATTGGAGCTGATCTTGTATATGCATGGCCAAATGCGGAAATTGCTGTTATGGGACCACAAGGAGCTGCGAATATCATCTTTGCTAAAGAAATTCAGGAAAGTCTTAATCCGGAGCAAACAAGGGCCGAGAAAATTGAGGAATATCGAAAAAAGTTCGCTAATCCATATGTTGCCGCAAGCCAAGGCATGGTGGATGATGTGATTGATCCTAGGGATACAAGGATTAAACTTACGCAGGCTTTGGAAATGCTAAGAACAAAAAAAGAAAATAGACCAGCAAAAAAACATGGGAATATTCCCCTTTAA
- a CDS encoding BsuPI-related putative proteinase inhibitor produces MRAIISLLITMLILFGCGNGHTSENQQEGGNNSESDLDIVAGDMVSSIIEISPLQYKYIVKNQTQETITLEFTSSQRVDYSVSTKEGQELFLYSSTASFLAALGEETIAPGEEFQYKINLTELNLQKGEYILTAWMTPEEGASFKITKEFTLE; encoded by the coding sequence TTGAGAGCTATCATTAGTTTATTAATAACCATGTTAATACTATTTGGTTGTGGGAATGGTCATACAAGTGAGAATCAACAAGAAGGAGGTAATAATTCTGAAAGTGATCTGGATATTGTTGCAGGTGATATGGTATCAAGCATAATCGAAATTAGTCCACTTCAATACAAATATATAGTTAAAAATCAAACGCAGGAAACAATTACTTTGGAATTTACCAGCTCACAAAGAGTTGATTATTCTGTATCAACTAAGGAAGGTCAGGAGTTATTCCTTTATTCAAGTACAGCCTCCTTTCTTGCAGCATTAGGAGAAGAGACTATTGCACCTGGAGAAGAATTTCAATATAAAATCAACTTGACTGAGTTAAATCTTCAAAAAGGAGAATATATTTTAACTGCATGGATGACTCCTGAGGAAGGGGCATCTTTTAAAATCACTAAAGAGTTTACACTTGAATAA
- a CDS encoding amino acid ABC transporter permease produces MDLDFFASIVPSIPFILEGILVTLKIVVLSLLLGFAWGIVLALFKISRIKPLMWIADAYTSIFRGTPLVLQLLIIYFGLPQILGFPIDPYPAAVAAFTLNSGAYISEIIRAGINAIDKGQQEASMALGIPYSKMMKDIILPQAFKNILPALMNEFITLTKESAIVTVIGVQDIMRRAYQVGADSYNYFAPLLFAGLIYYILVMFLTLLGKGLEGRMKRSD; encoded by the coding sequence ATGGACTTGGATTTTTTTGCTTCTATTGTCCCATCTATACCTTTTATATTAGAAGGAATATTAGTCACATTAAAAATTGTTGTTTTATCTTTATTGCTTGGTTTTGCTTGGGGGATTGTTCTTGCATTATTTAAGATAAGCCGTATTAAACCTTTAATGTGGATTGCTGATGCATATACATCAATCTTTAGAGGAACACCACTAGTCTTACAATTGCTTATTATTTATTTTGGTTTGCCGCAGATCCTAGGTTTTCCGATTGATCCGTATCCGGCTGCAGTTGCTGCCTTTACATTAAATTCAGGTGCCTATATATCTGAAATAATTCGTGCAGGAATTAACGCGATTGATAAAGGTCAGCAAGAGGCTTCAATGGCTTTAGGTATTCCTTATTCAAAAATGATGAAGGATATTATTCTACCTCAAGCATTTAAAAATATTTTACCAGCATTAATGAACGAATTTATCACGTTAACGAAAGAGTCGGCAATTGTAACAGTTATTGGAGTGCAAGATATTATGAGACGAGCTTACCAAGTAGGTGCGGATTCATATAATTACTTTGCACCGTTACTTTTTGCCGGATTGATTTATTATATTTTAGTTATGTTCTTAACTCTTCTTGGTAAAGGACTAGAAGGGAGAATGAAACGAAGTGATTAA
- the prli42 gene encoding stressosome-associated protein Prli42, with product MSRKTQKVVVYLMIGVMLITTLLAGLSAWF from the coding sequence ATGTCACGTAAAACACAAAAAGTTGTCGTTTATTTAATGATCGGCGTTATGCTTATCACAACTTTACTTGCTGGTTTATCAGCTTGGTTTTAA
- a CDS encoding urease subunit gamma has product MKLTSREQEKLMIVVAADLARRRQNRGLKLNYPEAIAILTYEVLEGARDGKSVSELMQYGKHILSREDVMEGVPEMIHDIQVEATFPDGTKLVTVHEPIS; this is encoded by the coding sequence ATGAAACTTACTTCTCGTGAGCAGGAAAAGCTCATGATTGTTGTTGCAGCGGATTTAGCTAGAAGAAGACAAAATAGAGGCCTAAAGCTGAACTATCCTGAAGCTATTGCGATCTTAACCTACGAGGTGTTAGAAGGTGCAAGAGATGGAAAGTCTGTTTCAGAACTCATGCAATATGGAAAACACATATTATCCCGAGAAGATGTTATGGAGGGAGTACCTGAGATGATTCATGACATCCAAGTAGAGGCAACATTTCCTGATGGAACAAAATTAGTAACGGTTCATGAGCCGATTTCATGA
- the mce gene encoding methylmalonyl-CoA epimerase — MINKVDHIGIAVHSIEDALTFYRDVLQLRLIGVEEVPKQQVKVAFLKAGETKIELLEPMSEECTIAKFLLKKGEGIHHIALGVNDINARLKELKENGIPLIDENVRSGAANSNIAFIHPSAGNRVLVELCEKKRGEHNES; from the coding sequence TTGATAAACAAAGTTGATCATATTGGAATTGCCGTACATTCAATAGAAGATGCATTAACATTCTATAGAGACGTTTTGCAACTTAGATTAATAGGTGTTGAGGAGGTTCCGAAACAACAAGTAAAAGTAGCCTTCCTAAAAGCTGGAGAAACAAAAATCGAATTGTTAGAGCCGATGTCTGAGGAATGTACAATTGCCAAATTTCTCTTGAAAAAGGGCGAGGGAATTCACCATATTGCATTAGGGGTAAATGATATAAATGCTCGTTTAAAGGAATTAAAGGAAAATGGAATTCCACTTATTGATGAAAATGTGCGAAGTGGTGCAGCTAATTCAAATATTGCGTTTATTCACCCATCGGCAGGAAATCGCGTGTTGGTTGAGTTATGTGAAAAAAAGAGGGGTGAACATAATGAATCATGA
- a CDS encoding CAP domain-containing protein, producing the protein MIKKKLGLITTSALVVGLVACNNNEGAFETDNRTNTMDVAENVNYNGRTSYGPFTRDINTLDRVDNNRFRTTNPDNNIKDNDYELVTDRFMGNKDPNGMTISSSKTDLSSDKYPHTKAIAVQEAKYKFIKANSNEDAEKQARQFIEQQKQQAQQKANQLAQRYTGQANQQQAQQQAANQQQAQTKQQADAQQNNQATNQQPAQQQAPAQQEQAKAPAQQQTPAKQEQAKAPAENQQPAQGVNQAVQQVIDLTNAERRKNGLPDLKADTQLNGVAQKKSEDMRQNNYFSHTSPTYGSPFDMMRDFGVTYKTAGENIAQGQRTPQEVVQAWMNSEGHRKNILSKDFTHIGIGYDSNGHHWTQMFVGR; encoded by the coding sequence TTGATAAAGAAAAAGCTTGGATTGATTACTACGAGTGCTTTAGTTGTTGGGTTAGTCGCATGTAACAATAACGAAGGTGCTTTCGAAACAGATAACAGAACAAATACAATGGATGTTGCAGAGAATGTAAATTATAACGGACGAACAAGTTATGGACCTTTTACGAGGGATATAAATACACTTGACAGAGTAGATAATAATCGTTTTAGAACAACAAATCCTGATAATAACATCAAAGATAATGATTACGAACTAGTTACTGATCGTTTCATGGGAAATAAGGATCCGAATGGAATGACAATATCAAGTTCGAAAACAGATCTTTCGAGTGATAAATATCCACATACAAAGGCTATTGCTGTTCAAGAAGCAAAATATAAATTTATTAAAGCGAATTCCAATGAAGATGCTGAAAAACAAGCTCGTCAGTTTATTGAACAACAAAAGCAACAAGCGCAGCAAAAAGCTAATCAATTAGCGCAACGTTATACTGGACAGGCAAACCAGCAACAAGCTCAGCAGCAAGCTGCAAATCAGCAACAAGCACAAACAAAACAACAGGCAGATGCTCAACAAAATAATCAAGCAACAAACCAACAACCAGCACAACAACAGGCACCAGCTCAACAAGAGCAAGCAAAAGCGCCAGCGCAACAACAGACACCAGCTAAACAAGAACAAGCAAAAGCACCTGCTGAAAACCAACAGCCAGCACAAGGTGTTAATCAGGCTGTTCAGCAGGTTATTGACTTAACAAATGCAGAACGACGTAAAAATGGGTTACCTGATTTAAAAGCAGACACACAACTGAATGGCGTAGCTCAAAAGAAGTCGGAAGACATGAGACAAAATAATTATTTCTCACATACTAGCCCAACATATGGTTCGCCATTTGATATGATGAGGGATTTTGGAGTAACATATAAGACTGCTGGTGAAAATATCGCACAAGGTCAACGAACGCCACAAGAAGTTGTCCAAGCTTGGATGAATAGTGAAGGACATAGAAAGAATATTTTAAGTAAAGATTTTACGCACATTGGGATTGGATATGATTCAAATGGTCATCATTGGACACAAATGTTTGTAGGAAGATAA
- a CDS encoding amino acid ABC transporter ATP-binding protein encodes MIKIENLHKSYGNLEVLKGISTTITAGEVIAIIGPSGSGKSTFLRCLNLLEKPTEGSVWINDSELTHPKTDIAKVRQNVGMVFQHFHLFPHKTVLDNLTYAPITVKGLSKNEAEEQAKTLLNKVGLLEKANEYPNRLSGGQKQRVAIARALAMNPDVMLFDEPTSALDPEMVKEVLEVMKDLAQTGMTMAIVTHEMGFAKEVADRVLFLDGGLLVEDAAPSDFFTAPKTKRAQDFLEKML; translated from the coding sequence GTGATTAAGATTGAAAATCTTCATAAATCATATGGTAATCTAGAAGTATTAAAGGGTATTTCTACTACTATTACAGCTGGTGAAGTAATTGCCATTATTGGTCCTTCCGGGTCAGGAAAATCAACATTTTTACGTTGTTTAAATTTACTTGAAAAACCGACAGAAGGTAGTGTATGGATAAATGATAGTGAATTAACACATCCGAAAACAGACATTGCCAAGGTGAGGCAAAATGTTGGGATGGTGTTTCAGCATTTTCATTTATTTCCACATAAGACGGTGCTTGATAACTTAACATATGCACCGATTACTGTTAAAGGTCTTTCGAAAAATGAGGCAGAAGAACAAGCGAAAACCTTGTTAAACAAAGTAGGTCTTCTTGAGAAGGCAAATGAATACCCGAATCGTTTATCAGGTGGACAAAAACAAAGGGTTGCCATTGCTAGGGCACTAGCGATGAATCCAGATGTTATGCTTTTTGATGAGCCTACATCTGCTCTAGACCCTGAAATGGTCAAAGAAGTATTAGAAGTTATGAAAGATTTGGCTCAAACGGGTATGACCATGGCAATTGTGACACATGAAATGGGGTTTGCGAAGGAAGTTGCAGATCGTGTTCTTTTCTTAGACGGAGGCCTGCTAGTGGAAGATGCAGCGCCAAGCGATTTCTTTACCGCTCCTAAAACTAAGCGTGCTCAAGATTTTCTTGAAAAGATGCTCTAA